A DNA window from Thiothrix subterranea contains the following coding sequences:
- the glmU gene encoding bifunctional UDP-N-acetylglucosamine diphosphorylase/glucosamine-1-phosphate N-acetyltransferase GlmU, producing the protein MNIFPIILAAGQGTRMRSALPKVLHPIAGKPMLQHVVDACAVLQNRCVACHMAIVYGHGGELVRERIQGENLNWALQSLQKGTGHAVSQAIHLVDNDDVVLIAYGDVPLIRSTTLQALAQGLGDAALCILTTQLADPKGYGRIVRNADGLVQAIVEEKDATDTQRQIREVNTGFIAARGADMKRWLQQLTPQNAQGEYYLTDCVSLAVAEGGSINTVLCADPVEVEGANNRVQLARLERACQQRQVEKLMLEGVTVADPARLDIRGTVETGQDVFLDVNVVLIGKVKFGNNVTVEAGCVIQDAEIGDNTHIKSHSVIESAVIAENCDIGPFARLRPGTVLAAKAKIGNFVETKKAIIGKGSKVNHLSYIGDTEMGDNVNIGAGTITCNYDGANKHKTVIGNDVFVGSCTQLVAPVSVGDGATIGAGSTITKDAPAGELTLSRAKQMTLKGWQRPVKEKK; encoded by the coding sequence ATGAATATTTTTCCGATTATCCTCGCAGCGGGTCAAGGCACTCGGATGCGTTCCGCGTTGCCTAAAGTCCTTCACCCTATCGCAGGCAAACCCATGCTGCAACACGTCGTGGATGCTTGTGCGGTATTGCAAAACCGTTGTGTGGCTTGCCACATGGCGATTGTGTATGGGCATGGCGGCGAATTGGTGCGCGAACGCATTCAAGGCGAAAACCTCAACTGGGCGCTGCAATCGCTGCAAAAAGGCACGGGTCATGCGGTCAGCCAAGCCATCCATTTGGTGGACAATGATGACGTGGTATTGATTGCGTATGGCGATGTACCGCTGATTCGTTCCACGACCTTGCAAGCCTTGGCGCAAGGCTTGGGCGATGCAGCGTTATGCATTTTGACCACGCAACTCGCTGATCCGAAAGGCTACGGGCGTATTGTGCGCAATGCTGACGGTTTGGTGCAGGCGATTGTCGAAGAAAAAGATGCAACTGATACGCAGCGCCAGATCCGCGAAGTGAACACCGGCTTTATTGCCGCGCGCGGTGCAGATATGAAGCGTTGGTTGCAGCAACTGACCCCGCAAAATGCACAAGGCGAATATTACCTCACCGATTGCGTCAGCTTGGCGGTAGCCGAAGGCGGTAGTATTAATACCGTACTGTGTGCTGATCCGGTTGAGGTCGAGGGTGCAAACAATCGGGTGCAATTGGCACGTTTGGAACGCGCTTGCCAACAGCGTCAAGTGGAAAAGCTGATGCTAGAAGGCGTGACCGTCGCTGACCCCGCCCGTTTGGATATTCGTGGCACGGTCGAAACCGGGCAAGACGTATTCTTGGATGTGAATGTGGTGTTAATCGGCAAGGTCAAGTTCGGCAATAACGTCACGGTGGAAGCCGGTTGCGTGATTCAGGATGCTGAAATTGGCGACAATACGCACATCAAATCCCATTCCGTGATCGAATCAGCAGTAATTGCGGAAAATTGCGACATTGGCCCGTTTGCCCGTTTGCGCCCCGGCACAGTTCTTGCTGCAAAAGCCAAGATTGGTAATTTCGTCGAAACCAAAAAAGCCATCATCGGTAAAGGCAGCAAGGTCAATCACCTGAGCTACATCGGCGATACCGAGATGGGCGACAACGTGAATATTGGGGCAGGCACGATTACCTGTAACTACGACGGTGCGAACAAACACAAAACCGTTATCGGTAACGATGTGTTTGTCGGTTCTTGCACCCAATTGGTTGCCCCTGTCAGCGTTGGCGACGGTGCTACCATTGGTGCAGGTTCAACCATTACTAAAGATGCTCCGGCAGGTGAACTCACCTTGTCCCGCGCCAAACAAATGACCTTGAAAGGCTGGCAGCGTCCAGTGAAGGAGAAAAAATAA
- a CDS encoding SulP family inorganic anion transporter — MGSWLVSLLSDWKDRFTPYKDWIGELKNPAVLKADAMAGLTVALVLIPQSMAYAQLAGLPPYIGLYASFLPVMVAAIFGSSRQLGTGPVAVVSLMSAAAMQPYAALGPETMIAYSAMLALMIGVFQMSLGLLRLGVLVDFLSHPVVVGFTNAGALIIATSQLPKIFGLNVKADQFEHAYEFWWATVTSLTDTKMTTLMIGVFALTTLMVLKKYAPRLPGVLITVVITTVLSWAVDYEGMGGSVIGIIPQGLPTFSMPNVSLDFKTLSSMMMTAVVIGLIGFVEAISIAKAMASQTRQRLSANQELVGQGLSNIVSGFSSGYAVSGSFSRSAVNFASGALTGFSSVVTGLLVALTLLFLTPLLYHLPQATLAAVIIMAVVNLIKVAPIKHAWKVEPHDGVVAVVTFIATLAFAPHLDKGILLGVVLSLGLFLYRTMSPNLVEVARHEDGSMRDAAAHGLKTSDTVAVYRFDGDLYFANTGYLEGKLLNNVAKKPGLKVLILDMESIDQVDSTGEEMLEKLADRLKFAGIEFYIARTKLRVYEAFQRSGLAKHIGEERFFRERKYAIDYAKEQFGDAIDIEPFKHYMPA, encoded by the coding sequence ATGGGTAGCTGGCTAGTGTCGCTGTTAAGCGACTGGAAAGACCGTTTCACGCCATACAAAGACTGGATCGGCGAGTTAAAGAATCCGGCGGTATTGAAAGCCGATGCCATGGCGGGTTTGACCGTGGCACTGGTATTGATTCCGCAGTCAATGGCATACGCGCAATTAGCAGGTTTGCCGCCTTATATTGGCTTGTATGCTTCCTTTTTGCCGGTCATGGTGGCGGCGATTTTTGGTTCTTCACGGCAGTTGGGAACGGGGCCGGTGGCGGTGGTTTCCTTGATGTCGGCGGCGGCGATGCAGCCGTATGCGGCTTTAGGGCCGGAAACGATGATTGCTTACTCGGCGATGTTGGCGTTGATGATTGGTGTGTTCCAGATGTCGCTGGGCTTATTGCGCTTAGGGGTATTGGTCGACTTCTTGTCACATCCGGTGGTGGTCGGGTTTACCAATGCGGGGGCGTTGATCATTGCTACCTCGCAGTTGCCGAAGATTTTTGGGCTGAATGTGAAAGCCGATCAGTTTGAACATGCGTATGAGTTTTGGTGGGCAACCGTAACGTCATTGACTGACACCAAGATGACGACGTTGATGATTGGCGTGTTTGCGTTGACGACGCTGATGGTTTTGAAAAAATACGCACCACGCTTGCCAGGGGTGCTAATTACGGTAGTGATTACCACGGTGCTGTCGTGGGCTGTGGATTATGAGGGCATGGGCGGTAGTGTGATTGGAATTATCCCGCAAGGTTTGCCAACGTTTTCCATGCCGAATGTCAGTCTGGATTTCAAAACCTTGAGTTCCATGATGATGACGGCGGTTGTGATTGGTTTGATCGGTTTCGTTGAAGCTATTTCGATTGCTAAAGCAATGGCTTCCCAAACCCGTCAGCGTTTGTCAGCGAATCAGGAACTGGTCGGGCAAGGCTTGTCGAATATCGTGTCGGGTTTTTCCAGTGGCTATGCGGTATCGGGGTCATTCTCCCGTTCTGCGGTGAACTTTGCTTCTGGCGCACTGACGGGATTCTCCTCGGTGGTTACGGGTTTGCTGGTGGCGCTGACATTGTTGTTTTTGACCCCGTTGTTGTATCACTTGCCTCAAGCGACCTTGGCGGCGGTGATTATTATGGCGGTGGTTAATTTGATTAAAGTTGCGCCGATTAAGCACGCTTGGAAAGTCGAGCCGCACGATGGCGTGGTCGCCGTGGTGACGTTTATCGCGACCTTGGCATTTGCACCGCATTTGGATAAAGGTATTTTGTTAGGCGTGGTGTTGTCATTGGGCTTGTTCTTGTACCGCACCATGAGTCCAAATTTAGTGGAGGTTGCGCGTCATGAGGATGGTTCAATGCGTGATGCAGCGGCTCATGGTTTGAAAACCAGTGATACCGTAGCGGTTTACCGTTTTGACGGGGATTTGTATTTTGCGAATACCGGTTATTTGGAAGGCAAGTTGCTGAACAATGTGGCGAAAAAACCAGGGTTGAAAGTATTGATTCTGGACATGGAATCCATCGACCAAGTGGATTCTACCGGCGAAGAGATGCTCGAAAAGCTGGCAGATCGTTTGAAGTTTGCGGGTATCGAGTTCTACATTGCGCGGACAAAATTGCGGGTATACGAGGCATTCCAGCGTTCTGGTTTGGCGAAGCACATTGGGGAAGAGCGTTTCTTCCGTGAGCGTAAGTATGCCATTGATTATGCGAAAGAACAGTTCGGCGATGCCATCGACATTGAGCCGTTTAAGCATTATATGCCAGCGTAA
- the glmS gene encoding glutamine--fructose-6-phosphate transaminase (isomerizing) — protein sequence MCGIVGAVAQRPVVEILLEGLRRLEYRGYDSAGVAVIREAGDLVRSRAVGKVAALMERLEGEPIDGKLGIAHTRWATHGVPAERNAHPHFSGEWVGLVHNGIIENHVELRKRLQDDGYRFDSDTDTEVIAHLIDIFRRQGVSMLDAVMAARCELHGAYAMAVISPDEPDTLIVARQGSPLVLGLGIGENFIGSDIQALLPVTSRFIYLENGDVARITRKKIDIFDLNGERVERPVRESNASMCSAELGDYRHFMLKEIFEQPQSVTGTLENRLAGDHVLPALLGVPDALERLAQVEEIQILACGTSYHAGLVGRYWIEANTDIPCNVEVASEYRYRRQPPRKNMLFVTISQSGETADTLAALEKIKENHGALATLTICNVAESSLTRESDMSLMTMAGPEIGVASTKAFTTQLVALQLLMVLLMQAKGADKAKVAQMVADLRKLPALIEQALDLNPKIETLAERFIEKNHALFLGRGELYPIAMEGALKLKEISYIHAEAYPAGELKHGPLALVDSEMPIVTVAPNTALLEKLKSNLEEVRSRGGELYVFADRDAHIVAADNLHVLEMPHVPEMLAPIVYTIPLQLLSYHVAVLKGTDVDKPRNLAKSVTVE from the coding sequence ATGTGTGGTATTGTCGGCGCAGTTGCGCAACGTCCGGTGGTGGAAATTTTATTGGAAGGCTTACGACGTCTGGAATATCGCGGTTATGACTCCGCAGGGGTAGCGGTCATTCGTGAGGCGGGGGATTTGGTGCGTAGTCGTGCGGTAGGCAAAGTCGCGGCGCTGATGGAGCGTCTCGAAGGCGAGCCGATTGATGGCAAGCTGGGCATTGCGCACACCCGTTGGGCGACGCACGGCGTGCCTGCCGAACGCAATGCACACCCGCATTTCAGTGGCGAATGGGTCGGTTTGGTGCATAACGGCATTATCGAAAACCATGTCGAACTGCGCAAACGCTTGCAGGATGACGGCTACCGTTTTGATTCGGATACCGATACCGAGGTGATTGCGCATTTGATCGACATCTTCCGCCGTCAGGGTGTGAGCATGTTGGATGCGGTGATGGCGGCGCGTTGTGAATTGCATGGCGCGTATGCCATGGCGGTGATTTCACCGGATGAGCCGGATACGCTGATCGTGGCACGCCAAGGCAGCCCGCTGGTGCTGGGTTTGGGGATTGGTGAAAACTTCATTGGTTCGGATATTCAAGCGCTGTTACCCGTGACCAGTCGCTTTATTTATTTGGAAAATGGCGATGTGGCGCGGATTACGCGCAAGAAGATCGACATTTTTGACCTGAATGGCGAGCGCGTGGAGCGTCCGGTACGTGAATCGAATGCGTCGATGTGTTCGGCAGAGTTGGGTGACTACCGCCATTTCATGTTGAAAGAAATCTTCGAGCAGCCGCAATCCGTGACGGGTACATTGGAAAACCGTTTGGCGGGTGATCATGTGTTGCCTGCCTTGCTGGGTGTGCCGGATGCGTTGGAACGCTTGGCGCAAGTCGAGGAAATTCAAATTCTAGCGTGTGGCACGAGCTACCATGCAGGTTTGGTGGGGCGCTATTGGATTGAGGCGAATACGGACATTCCGTGCAATGTGGAAGTCGCCAGCGAATACCGTTACCGCCGTCAGCCGCCGCGCAAGAATATGTTGTTCGTGACGATTTCGCAGTCGGGTGAAACCGCTGATACGTTGGCGGCGTTGGAAAAGATCAAGGAAAACCACGGTGCATTGGCAACGTTGACCATTTGCAATGTGGCAGAAAGCTCCTTGACGCGCGAATCCGATATGTCATTGATGACAATGGCGGGGCCGGAAATCGGCGTGGCTTCGACCAAAGCGTTTACGACGCAATTGGTGGCGTTGCAATTGCTAATGGTATTGCTGATGCAAGCTAAAGGTGCGGACAAAGCGAAAGTGGCGCAAATGGTGGCGGATTTACGCAAATTGCCTGCGCTGATCGAGCAAGCGTTAGACCTGAACCCGAAAATCGAAACACTGGCAGAACGTTTCATCGAGAAAAACCATGCACTGTTCTTAGGGCGTGGTGAACTCTACCCGATTGCGATGGAAGGGGCACTCAAGCTCAAGGAAATTTCCTATATTCACGCCGAAGCCTATCCCGCCGGTGAACTTAAGCATGGGCCACTCGCGTTGGTCGACAGCGAGATGCCGATTGTCACGGTAGCGCCTAATACTGCCTTGCTGGAGAAACTAAAGTCCAACTTGGAAGAAGTGCGTTCGCGTGGCGGTGAGTTGTATGTGTTTGCTGACCGCGATGCGCATATCGTCGCGGCGGATAATTTGCATGTGCTGGAAATGCCACACGTCCCTGAAATGCTTGCACCGATTGTGTACACGATTCCGTTGCAATTGCTGTCTTACCACGTGGCGGTGTTGAAAGGCACGGATGTGGACAAGCCGCGCAATTTGGCGAAATCCGTGACGGTCGAATAG
- the mtnC gene encoding acireductone synthase, producing the protein MSIKAILTDIEGTTTSLSFVKDVLFPYADQQMEVFVVKHRQDPQVAKLIDDVRLETGNAVLSLAEAIAQLRQWIADDKKITPLKAIQGLMWEEGYRNGDFTGHVYEDAVRHLLHWHELGLKLYVYSSGSVYAQKLLFGYSDAGDLTPLFSGYFDTAVGHKREAKSYQTIVEALDLSASEILFLSDIAEELDAAAQVGLKTCCLVRENQPTATLQHPWVKNFDELDVMSIT; encoded by the coding sequence ATGAGCATTAAAGCCATACTCACCGACATTGAAGGCACGACCACCAGTCTGTCATTCGTGAAAGACGTGTTATTTCCTTACGCCGACCAGCAAATGGAAGTGTTTGTGGTGAAGCATCGTCAAGACCCACAAGTCGCCAAGCTCATAGATGACGTGCGCCTGGAAACCGGCAATGCGGTGTTGTCGTTGGCGGAGGCGATTGCGCAATTGCGGCAGTGGATTGCGGACGATAAAAAGATTACCCCGCTAAAAGCGATTCAGGGTTTGATGTGGGAAGAAGGCTACCGCAACGGCGATTTCACGGGGCATGTGTATGAAGATGCGGTGCGCCATTTACTGCACTGGCATGAGCTTGGTCTGAAATTGTATGTCTATTCGTCGGGTTCGGTGTATGCGCAGAAGCTGTTGTTCGGGTATTCTGATGCCGGTGATTTAACCCCGCTGTTCAGTGGCTATTTCGATACGGCGGTAGGGCATAAGCGCGAGGCTAAATCGTATCAGACGATTGTGGAAGCGCTTGATTTGTCGGCAAGCGAGATCCTGTTCCTGTCGGATATTGCGGAAGAATTGGATGCTGCCGCGCAAGTGGGTTTAAAAACGTGCTGTCTGGTTCGCGAAAATCAGCCAACGGCTACCTTGCAGCACCCTTGGGTAAAAAACTTTGATGAGCTGGATGTGATGAGCATCACGTAA
- the moaC gene encoding cyclic pyranopterin monophosphate synthase MoaC → MPSDAMNEQQLTHFNAQGQAHMVDVGEKNLTHRIAIAEGRITMQPRTLEKILQGDHKKGDVLGIARIAGIMAAKKTADLIPLCHPLALTKVDIALTPHLETASVHCQVSVETRGQTGVEMEALTAVNITLLTIYDMCKAIDKGMCMESIRLLLKSGGKSGEWTRT, encoded by the coding sequence ATGCCGAGCGATGCCATGAATGAGCAGCAGCTCACGCATTTCAACGCCCAAGGCCAAGCGCACATGGTTGATGTCGGTGAAAAAAATCTCACTCACCGCATCGCCATTGCCGAGGGGCGCATTACCATGCAGCCCCGTACCTTGGAAAAAATCCTGCAAGGCGACCACAAAAAAGGCGATGTACTCGGCATCGCCCGCATCGCAGGCATTATGGCAGCCAAAAAAACAGCCGATTTGATTCCGCTGTGTCACCCATTGGCCTTGACCAAAGTTGACATTGCATTAACCCCGCACCTTGAAACAGCTTCTGTCCACTGTCAGGTCAGCGTCGAAACACGCGGGCAAACCGGTGTTGAGATGGAAGCCTTAACTGCCGTGAATATTACCCTGCTCACCATCTACGATATGTGCAAAGCCATTGATAAAGGTATGTGCATGGAAAGCATTCGCCTGCTCCTAAAATCCGGTGGAAAATCCGGCGAATGGACGCGAACCTGA